One region of bacterium genomic DNA includes:
- a CDS encoding metalloregulator ArsR/SmtB family transcription factor: MDVFYALAEPNRRHIVEMLASKGQLSATEICDRFAVSPPAISQHLKVLKEANLVQVEKRAQQRIYRINPDAVQQLEQWAKDVMELWNQRFDAFDQVLQAEKEKMLKKKKDKRSITARLKARKD; the protein is encoded by the coding sequence ATGGATGTTTTTTACGCGCTTGCTGAACCAAACAGACGCCATATTGTTGAGATGCTTGCAAGCAAGGGCCAATTATCCGCGACAGAAATCTGCGACAGATTTGCCGTAAGCCCCCCTGCGATTTCCCAGCATCTAAAAGTTTTAAAGGAAGCAAACCTGGTGCAAGTCGAAAAACGGGCCCAGCAACGCATCTACCGGATCAATCCGGATGCTGTGCAGCAGCTGGAACAATGGGCCAAAGATGTGATGGAACTTTGGAATCAGCGTTTCGACGCATTTGATCAGGTATTACAAGCTGAAAAAGAAAAAATGCTCAAAAAGAAAAAAGATAAACGAAGTATCACTGCTAGACTGAAAGCAAGGAAGGATTGA
- a CDS encoding SRPBCC family protein, with protein MITPKNFSVNREGREITGERIFDAPRQLVWKLWTDPDLIPQWWGPKKYKTTVEKMDFRPGGVWRFIQQEPNGNEYAFSGEYREIVPPERLVYTFNFEPIGPGHELIEVVTFEEINGKTKMTNKAIYKTIEDLEGMLRSGMEEGAMETMARFDELLRKHS; from the coding sequence ATGATAACGCCAAAAAATTTTAGTGTGAATCGCGAAGGACGAGAAATAACAGGGGAGCGGATTTTTGATGCGCCGCGACAGCTCGTTTGGAAATTATGGACCGATCCCGATCTTATCCCGCAGTGGTGGGGTCCGAAAAAATACAAGACCACGGTTGAGAAAATGGATTTCAGGCCGGGAGGCGTCTGGCGCTTCATCCAGCAAGAACCGAATGGCAACGAGTATGCATTCAGCGGAGAATACCGCGAGATCGTTCCGCCCGAGCGGCTCGTATACACGTTTAATTTCGAACCGATTGGACCGGGCCATGAATTGATTGAAGTCGTCACATTCGAAGAGATCAATGGCAAAACGAAGATGACGAATAAAGCAATTTACAAGACGATAGAGGATCTTGAAGGAATGCTCCGGTCCGGAATGGAAGAAGGCGCAATGGAAACGATGGCCCGATTTGATGAATTGCTGAGAAAACATTCCTGA